Below is a window of Rattus rattus isolate New Zealand chromosome X, Rrattus_CSIRO_v1, whole genome shotgun sequence DNA.
ttatatatggaTTATACAGAATACATGCattatgtatgatatataatgtacatatgtcatatataatacatgtattataaaTGTGTcaaacatgtataatatatatgttatatacatatcaTTATATGATgtataataaaatcttttttccccagaaaaactattctgggaaaaaatgaaaaaaaaaaaaaagaaaaaaaaagagggcccTCCTGTAAATGGCTGAGCTTGGCTGCCATTGGTCAGCTCAGGATGACGCCACAATTGCCCCTTTGACCCAACAATGCCCACCAGCACTGAAAAGGCTGGGTCCTGGCTGAGGCACACAGACAGAACATTTCACCACATAGAGGGCACTATCTAGGTTGCTCATGCTGTGAAAGACCAATCGCTACTATCCAATCATCAGGACCGGAATTCGTGCTTTTATAAacatgggaaaagaaagcaaactaagaccaAAGGTGAACGTCTCTCCTTACGTCCATTTTATGATGGacttcaaaaatcaaatgaaggaGCAACAGTCAAACACCTATTATGACTTTACCGAATTTTCTAGAAAGTGTTCTGAAAAGTGGAGGACCATCtcgaagaaggaaaagaagaagtatgAAGCCCTAGCCAAGCACGACAAAGATCGGTACCAACGTGAAATGAGAAACTACACCGGAcctagaagggagagaaggaggagggatgtAGATGCACCGCGGAAGCCCCCATCCTCGTTCCTACTCTTCTCCATGGATCACTTTGACCAGATAAAAGAAGAACACCCAAACCTGACTGTGGAGAAGGTGGCCAAGGCTGCCGGAAGGATGTGGTCCAGGTCTGCGGAAGTGGACAAAATCCCCTATGAGGAGAAGGCTGCTATTCTGTGGGCAAAGTACCTTGAAGAGCAGGAGGCCTACTACCACCAATGCCAGCGCGGGAAGTAAAACTTCAAGGGATGGGGCAAACCCAATCTGAAACAATAAACCTCattcaactggaaaaaaaaaaagagtaaagcgCACTATTGATAATGAGGAGTGCCATATGACAAACATAAATTGTGAACCTACTcaggataagaaagaaaggaatccaACCAGGTAAAGGACTATAGATTGAACCTAACCAATCTGTTCTGTTCCTTCCATCAGTTTATATATAGAATTCTCTGTGCAATGGAGCTTGTATTctactttttctcatttgtgacAGTTTTAATTTATATAGCTTGAACATAATATTATTATAAGAAGTGTAAGGTAGCTTTGAAACTCAAATAATATTTCCTCCAGTAGCCACTCAGAACTGTAATCACCGTCTATGTACCAATTACaaacaaactcagaaagacaagagaataaagaaaacatgaaaccaagattattaaaaaaaaatgttgttttccCTTAGAGTATAATTAagccaaatgcttaaattacaagaaaataaacacCTAAATAAACTCAAACATAGTGAtcctataaaaataatcaaatatttataaaacaaatattcccCAAATTTAGTTGTTATATCTACTATGAACAGATAAATCTTCAAGTATTTAAAGTTCTAGTTGATACAAAGGAGTAATAAtttgaacagagagagagagagagagagagagagagagagagagacagagagagacagagagacagagagagacagagagagagagagagacagagagagacagagagagacagagagaaagagttagttaaaacaaaaattattagaGCTGACCAGGAAAGATTGTCGAGGTGTGGGAGAGGTTGAGTTAACAGAAAGGTACTATTTACCAAGTTTATAGTTGGCATTATATAGTGCCTAAAACCATACATCTTGGCTAAATATTCATATGTTCAcacatgtctttaaatttttgtttccatc
It encodes the following:
- the LOC116889373 gene encoding high mobility group protein B4-like, whose product is MGKESKLRPKVNVSPYVHFMMDFKNQMKEQQSNTYYDFTEFSRKCSEKWRTISKKEKKKYEALAKHDKDRYQREMRNYTGPRRERRRRDVDAPRKPPSSFLLFSMDHFDQIKEEHPNLTVEKVAKAAGRMWSRSAEVDKIPYEEKAAILWAKYLEEQEAYYHQCQRGK